A DNA window from Paenibacillus andongensis contains the following coding sequences:
- a CDS encoding ArsR/SmtB family transcription factor has product MLKDIQDSYYIESPEQATVLLNPIRGEIIAQLLEPGSAAEVARTLGETAQRINYHLKALEKAGLVERVGTRQVRNLVEVLYRAIAKTFVLAESLSMKPETLQRLKDQSSLAHLVTTSERIRRDAMLLMEQSDVGEEIPSATLQLQVYLSDAQQRQTFVEEYAAMVQQLVDRYSGCKDENDAYQVLLAVYPKPKE; this is encoded by the coding sequence ATGCTAAAAGATATTCAAGACAGCTATTACATCGAGTCTCCAGAGCAAGCTACCGTCTTGCTGAACCCTATTCGCGGGGAGATCATTGCTCAGCTGCTGGAACCAGGCTCTGCTGCTGAAGTAGCTCGAACACTCGGGGAAACGGCTCAACGTATTAACTATCACCTCAAAGCTTTGGAGAAAGCTGGATTAGTTGAGCGCGTAGGCACACGCCAGGTGCGCAATCTGGTCGAAGTCTTGTACAGAGCGATAGCCAAGACATTTGTGCTGGCCGAATCGCTAAGTATGAAACCCGAAACCTTGCAGAGATTGAAGGACCAGAGTTCTTTGGCTCACCTTGTGACCACATCCGAGCGGATTCGAAGAGATGCCATGCTGCTTATGGAACAATCCGATGTAGGCGAAGAGATTCCAAGTGCAACGCTTCAGCTGCAGGTCTATCTGTCTGATGCACAGCAAAGGCAAACATTCGTTGAGGAGTACGCTGCCATGGTGCAGCAATTGGTCGATCGATATTCGGGCTGCAAAGACGAAAATGATGCCTATCAAGTCTTGTTAGCCGTGTATCCCAAACCGAAAGAATGA
- a CDS encoding cysteine hydrolase family protein has protein sequence MMFQPHPDNTAIVITDPQNDFMCPGGRGYHLTKANIERNNTIQNLELLMRTAMNKGYQLFISPHYLYPHDYSWQFTGNEQKMLLGLRMYQVANAYTPPSFGADFVHSLKPYIFDRRTVVSTPHKVASPQTNDLVYQLRQHRKEKIIIAGVLSNICVESHMRHLIETGFETAVVYDATATISEEDFQAAVTNYKAFASASWTTMEAISYL, from the coding sequence ATGATGTTTCAACCACACCCAGATAATACCGCAATTGTGATTACAGACCCACAAAATGACTTTATGTGTCCTGGGGGGAGAGGCTATCATCTGACAAAAGCAAATATTGAACGAAACAATACGATACAAAACCTTGAACTATTAATGAGAACTGCCATGAATAAAGGATACCAACTATTTATATCACCCCATTATTTATACCCTCATGATTATAGCTGGCAATTTACAGGAAATGAACAAAAAATGTTATTAGGTCTTAGAATGTATCAAGTGGCAAATGCGTACACACCACCGTCATTTGGAGCTGATTTTGTTCATTCTTTAAAACCTTATATTTTTGATAGGAGAACCGTCGTTTCAACTCCACACAAGGTTGCTAGCCCACAAACAAATGACTTGGTTTACCAGTTACGACAACATAGAAAAGAGAAGATAATTATCGCAGGAGTGCTTTCCAACATTTGTGTAGAGTCCCATATGAGGCATTTAATCGAAACTGGTTTTGAAACAGCTGTTGTATACGATGCCACGGCAACAATAAGTGAAGAAGATTTTCAAGCAGCCGTTACGAATTACAAAGCATTTGCCAGTGCTAGTTGGACAACAATGGAAGCTATTTCATACTTATAA